From Ramlibacter tataouinensis, the proteins below share one genomic window:
- a CDS encoding Tex family protein — protein MQKILRQIAAELRVQENQVRTAVDLLDGGATVPFIARYRKEATGGLDDIHLRELEARLSYLRELEERREAVLKSIEEQGKLTPELRAAIEAAPTKQELEDLYLPYKPKRRTKGQIAREAGLEPLADRLFADPSLNPVDEAVAFVKKEKGEGGEDFTTVPAVLDGVRDILSERWAEDAALVQSLRQWLWDEGLFKSKLATGKDENHPDVAKFRDYFDFDEPLGRVPSHRALAVFRGRQLEILDAKLALPVEPEPGKPSIAEGKIALHLGWSHQARPADDLIRKCVAWTWRVKLSLSTERDLFARLREDAEKVAIKVFADNLRDLLLAAPAGPRAVMGLDPGIRTGVKVAVVDATGKLVDTATVYPHEPRRDWEGSLHQLTLLCRKHDVSLIAIGNGTASRETDKLAADLMKRLAAEKPNLQRIVVSEAGASVYSASEFASQEMPDVDVSLRGAASIARRLQDPLAELVKIDPKSIGVGQYQHDVNQSELARALDAVVEDCVNSVGVDLNTASVPLLSRVSGLSASVAKAVVRWRESHGAFRNRQQLLEVSGLGAKTFEQSAGFLRIRGGDNPLDMTGVHPETYPVVEKMLTAAAKPVAELMGRAEMLKTLKPELFANEKFGVITVKDILGELEKPGRDPRPDFKVARFNEGVEDIADLREGMVLEGTVSNVAAFGAFVDLGVHQDGLVHVSQLAHKFVNDAREIVKTGDIVKVKVLEVDAARKRISLTMKLGEAPGRRDGGRENRYEGAGRGQRAPQSAPLNTAMAGAFAKLQGQRK, from the coding sequence ATGCAGAAGATCCTCCGGCAGATCGCCGCCGAACTCCGAGTCCAGGAAAACCAGGTCCGCACCGCGGTGGACCTTCTGGACGGCGGTGCCACCGTCCCCTTCATCGCCCGTTACCGCAAGGAAGCCACCGGCGGGCTCGACGACATCCATCTGCGCGAGCTGGAAGCGCGACTTTCGTACCTGCGCGAGCTCGAGGAGCGGCGCGAAGCGGTACTCAAGAGCATCGAGGAGCAGGGCAAGCTCACGCCGGAATTGCGCGCCGCGATCGAGGCGGCGCCGACCAAGCAGGAGCTCGAGGACCTGTACCTGCCGTACAAGCCGAAACGGCGCACCAAGGGCCAGATCGCGCGCGAAGCCGGCCTGGAGCCACTGGCCGATCGCCTTTTCGCCGACCCGTCGCTGAATCCCGTGGACGAAGCCGTCGCTTTCGTCAAGAAGGAAAAGGGCGAGGGCGGGGAAGACTTCACGACCGTGCCGGCCGTGCTCGACGGCGTGCGTGACATTTTGTCGGAGCGCTGGGCGGAAGATGCGGCGCTGGTGCAGTCATTGCGCCAGTGGCTATGGGACGAGGGCCTGTTCAAGTCCAAGCTGGCCACGGGCAAGGACGAGAACCACCCCGACGTCGCCAAGTTCCGCGACTACTTCGACTTCGACGAGCCGCTCGGCCGGGTGCCCTCGCACCGCGCGCTGGCGGTGTTCCGCGGGCGCCAGCTGGAAATCCTCGACGCCAAGCTGGCGCTGCCGGTCGAGCCCGAGCCGGGCAAGCCCTCGATCGCCGAAGGCAAGATCGCGCTGCACCTGGGCTGGAGCCACCAGGCGCGGCCGGCCGACGACCTGATCCGCAAGTGCGTGGCCTGGACCTGGCGCGTCAAGCTGTCGCTGTCGACCGAGCGAGACCTGTTCGCGCGGCTGCGCGAAGACGCCGAGAAGGTCGCGATCAAGGTGTTCGCCGACAACCTGCGCGACCTGCTGCTGGCCGCGCCGGCGGGGCCGCGCGCGGTGATGGGCCTGGACCCCGGCATCCGCACCGGCGTGAAGGTGGCGGTGGTGGATGCCACCGGCAAGCTGGTCGACACGGCGACCGTCTACCCGCACGAGCCGCGCCGCGACTGGGAAGGCTCGCTGCACCAGCTGACGCTGCTGTGCCGCAAGCACGACGTGTCGCTGATCGCCATCGGCAACGGCACCGCCAGCCGCGAAACCGACAAGCTGGCTGCCGACCTGATGAAGCGCCTGGCCGCCGAGAAGCCCAACCTGCAACGCATCGTGGTCAGCGAGGCCGGTGCCTCGGTGTACTCAGCCAGCGAATTCGCTTCGCAGGAGATGCCGGATGTGGACGTGAGCCTGCGCGGGGCCGCCAGCATCGCGCGGCGCCTGCAGGATCCGCTGGCCGAACTGGTCAAGATCGATCCCAAGTCCATCGGCGTCGGCCAGTACCAGCACGACGTCAACCAGAGCGAGCTGGCCCGTGCGCTCGATGCGGTGGTCGAGGACTGCGTGAACTCGGTCGGCGTCGACCTCAACACGGCCAGCGTTCCGCTGCTGTCGCGCGTGTCGGGCCTGTCCGCCAGCGTGGCCAAGGCCGTGGTGCGCTGGCGCGAGTCGCACGGCGCGTTTCGCAACCGACAGCAGCTGCTGGAAGTCAGCGGCCTGGGCGCCAAGACCTTCGAGCAGAGCGCGGGGTTCCTGCGCATCCGCGGCGGCGACAACCCGCTGGACATGACGGGCGTCCACCCGGAAACCTATCCGGTGGTCGAGAAAATGCTGACCGCCGCCGCCAAGCCGGTCGCCGAACTGATGGGCCGGGCCGAGATGCTCAAGACCCTCAAGCCCGAGCTGTTCGCCAACGAGAAGTTCGGCGTGATCACGGTGAAGGACATCCTGGGCGAGCTGGAGAAGCCCGGCCGCGACCCACGTCCCGACTTCAAGGTGGCGCGATTCAACGAGGGCGTGGAAGACATCGCCGACCTGCGCGAAGGCATGGTGCTCGAAGGCACGGTGAGCAACGTCGCCGCTTTCGGGGCCTTCGTCGACCTGGGGGTGCACCAGGACGGCCTGGTGCACGTCAGCCAGCTGGCGCACAAGTTCGTCAATGACGCGCGCGAGATCGTCAAGACCGGGGACATCGTCAAGGTCAAGGTGCTCGAGGTAGACGCCGCACGCAAGCGCATCTCGCTGACCATGAAGCTGGGCGAGGCGCCGGGCCGCCGCGATGGCGGACGCGAGAACCGCTACGAGGGCGCAGGCCGCGGCCAGCGCGCGCCGCAGAGTGCCCCGCTCAACACGGCGATGGCCGGGGCCTTCGCCAAGCTGCAGGGCCAGCGCAAATAG
- a CDS encoding DUF1223 domain-containing protein, translating into MSPIARSILLASACAASLPAAACQAQSAQNRVPVLELYTSEGCSSCPPADRWLSGLKTAAAEGRVVAQAFHVGYWDYIGWVDRFASPAHTARQREVAARNGARGVYTPQLVRDGRDWTDFGRAMEGAPEPAGASIRLARATPDTVEADVKPATAGASWAAYWTVTEHGHSSKVRAGENSGELLKHDFVVRQYVPAGQYQGTQRLTVHTVAASAGHPMQVNLVVFEPRSGKTLQALSLQCGT; encoded by the coding sequence ATGTCCCCGATCGCCCGTTCCATCCTGCTCGCAAGCGCATGCGCGGCTTCGCTTCCGGCAGCGGCCTGCCAGGCGCAGTCCGCCCAGAACCGCGTGCCGGTGCTCGAGCTCTACACGTCCGAGGGCTGTAGTTCGTGTCCCCCGGCTGACCGCTGGTTGTCGGGGCTGAAAACGGCAGCGGCGGAAGGGCGGGTGGTGGCACAGGCCTTCCACGTCGGCTACTGGGATTACATCGGCTGGGTCGACCGATTCGCAAGCCCGGCGCATACCGCACGCCAGCGGGAAGTCGCCGCGCGCAACGGCGCGCGAGGCGTCTACACACCGCAGCTGGTGCGCGACGGGCGGGATTGGACCGACTTCGGGCGCGCGATGGAAGGAGCGCCCGAACCCGCCGGCGCCTCGATCCGGCTCGCACGCGCGACGCCTGACACGGTGGAAGCGGACGTAAAGCCGGCGACCGCGGGGGCATCCTGGGCGGCCTATTGGACCGTGACGGAGCACGGGCACAGCAGCAAGGTGCGCGCCGGGGAGAATTCGGGCGAACTGTTGAAACACGATTTCGTCGTGCGCCAGTACGTGCCGGCCGGGCAGTACCAGGGCACGCAGAGGCTCACGGTGCACACCGTCGCCGCAAGCGCGGGACATCCGATGCAGGTGAACCTGGTGGTTTTCGAACCACGAAGCGGGAAGACATTGCAGGCGCTGAGCCTGCAGTGCGGCACCTGA
- a CDS encoding LapA family protein, giving the protein MRARLFFIVLALLVLVGFAALNWPEFRRPTPLSFGVFSVTWPLGVLMFAFAGLVLAVFFVSSAIQESRYLLEHRRHTRALQEQRDLAEKAEASRFTDLRQHFDTQLRESRQRDAIASPEFERTLMQGQRELKTQIEQLQHLVAGRLTDLEARLPAKELPPGTEPGSAADPTARGRLRV; this is encoded by the coding sequence ATGCGTGCACGCCTCTTCTTCATCGTGCTGGCCCTGCTCGTGCTGGTCGGCTTTGCCGCCCTCAACTGGCCCGAGTTCAGGCGGCCGACCCCGCTCAGCTTCGGGGTGTTTTCCGTGACCTGGCCGCTGGGTGTGCTCATGTTCGCGTTCGCGGGGCTGGTGCTGGCGGTTTTCTTCGTCAGCAGCGCCATCCAGGAATCGCGCTACCTGCTGGAACACCGGCGCCACACGCGCGCCTTGCAGGAGCAGCGCGACCTGGCCGAAAAGGCCGAGGCTTCGCGTTTCACCGACTTGCGGCAACACTTCGATACGCAATTGCGGGAATCGCGCCAGCGCGATGCCATCGCCTCCCCCGAATTCGAGCGGACGCTGATGCAGGGCCAGCGTGAGCTGAAGACCCAGATCGAGCAGCTGCAGCACCTGGTCGCCGGGCGCTTGACGGATCTCGAGGCGCGCCTGCCGGCGAAGGAACTGCCGCCGGGCACCGAGCCGGGATCGGCCGCCGATCCGACTGCGCGCGGACGCCTGCGCGTCTAG
- a CDS encoding methylated-DNA--[protein]-cysteine S-methyltransferase, which translates to MRAAGLCTFDTPIGSCGIAWSEDAIVSVQLPDVDPAATLVRLRRRHPGFDTAAAPGWVQAIIARIQALLAGGRDDLADVPLDMRGEPEFNQRVYAIARAIPPGRTLTYGEVAQRIGEPGAARAVGQALGHNPFAPVVPCHRVLAAGNAGGGFSATGGVATKLRMLQIERAQIGDEPGLFD; encoded by the coding sequence ATGCGTGCCGCCGGCCTGTGCACCTTCGACACGCCGATCGGCAGCTGCGGCATCGCCTGGAGCGAGGACGCCATCGTCAGCGTGCAGCTGCCCGACGTCGATCCGGCGGCGACGCTGGTGCGCCTGCGGCGACGCCATCCGGGCTTCGACACCGCCGCCGCGCCCGGCTGGGTGCAGGCCATCATCGCGCGCATCCAGGCGCTACTGGCGGGCGGGCGCGACGACCTGGCCGACGTGCCGCTGGACATGCGCGGCGAGCCGGAATTCAACCAGCGCGTCTACGCGATCGCGCGGGCGATTCCGCCGGGCCGGACCCTGACCTACGGTGAAGTCGCGCAGCGCATCGGCGAGCCCGGCGCCGCGCGGGCGGTCGGCCAGGCCTTGGGCCACAACCCCTTCGCGCCGGTGGTGCCATGCCACCGGGTGCTGGCCGCGGGCAATGCCGGCGGCGGCTTCTCGGCCACTGGCGGCGTGGCCACGAAACTGCGGATGCTGCAGATCGAGCGCGCCCAGATCGGCGACGAGCCGGGACTGTTCGACTGA
- a CDS encoding glutathione S-transferase family protein — MPDLILHHYPSSPFSEKMRLALGYKKLPWRSVEIPHIMPKPDLVALTGGYRRAPVLQVGADVYCDTALICDVLEHVQPEPALYPPHLKGVSRIFAQWADTQLFWAAMGYNLQPKGAAHLFAKAPPEAAKAFAEDRKAMSSNMVRLRPGDATSAYRSYLRRIAHMVEEHEFLFGMDPCIADFAAYHGLWYTRNRVPLLADILNTTPAVNEWMDRMEAIGHGTKEPFSAADAIQVAIQAEPLPAGENLLVDSTFQDDHAIPLGTRVSVTAESFGPEPTEGVLRAATRTHYTLEREDARMGKLHVHFPRIGYVLRKLEGA, encoded by the coding sequence ATGCCCGACCTGATCCTGCACCATTACCCGAGCTCGCCTTTCTCCGAGAAGATGCGCCTCGCGCTGGGCTACAAGAAGCTGCCGTGGCGCTCGGTCGAGATCCCGCACATCATGCCCAAGCCCGACCTGGTCGCGCTGACAGGCGGCTACCGCCGCGCGCCGGTGCTGCAGGTGGGGGCCGACGTGTATTGCGACACGGCGCTCATATGCGACGTGCTGGAGCATGTGCAGCCCGAGCCTGCGCTGTATCCGCCGCACTTGAAGGGTGTTTCGCGCATCTTCGCCCAGTGGGCCGATACCCAGCTGTTCTGGGCCGCGATGGGGTACAACCTGCAGCCCAAGGGCGCGGCCCACCTCTTCGCCAAGGCACCGCCGGAAGCGGCCAAGGCCTTCGCCGAGGACCGCAAGGCCATGTCGTCGAACATGGTGCGGCTGCGTCCGGGTGACGCCACCAGCGCCTACCGGTCCTACCTGCGCCGCATCGCCCACATGGTCGAGGAACACGAGTTCCTTTTCGGGATGGACCCCTGCATCGCGGATTTCGCGGCCTACCACGGGCTCTGGTACACGCGCAACCGCGTGCCGCTCCTGGCCGACATCCTGAACACGACGCCCGCGGTCAACGAGTGGATGGACCGCATGGAAGCGATCGGCCATGGCACCAAGGAGCCTTTCAGCGCGGCCGATGCGATCCAGGTTGCGATCCAGGCCGAGCCCCTGCCGGCCGGCGAGAACCTGCTGGTGGACAGCACCTTCCAGGACGACCATGCGATCCCGCTGGGGACCCGGGTGAGCGTGACGGCCGAATCGTTCGGCCCCGAGCCGACCGAGGGCGTGCTGCGGGCGGCGACGCGCACCCACTACACGCTGGAGCGCGAAGACGCGCGCATGGGCAAGCTGCACGTGCACTTCCCGCGCATCGGCTACGTGTTGCGAAAGCTTGAAGGAGCCTGA
- a CDS encoding isovaleryl-CoA dehydrogenase produces MSHSTHEVFNQPQPLAGYNLFTGNRALQDALKFNAPRLDAAPLERLGALLGTPEMQSHARLANVFTPQLRSHDRFGHRVDEVEFHPSYHALMSAAVGAGLHGTPWAEATPSPHVMRAAGFMLFTELEPSILCPISMTYAVTPSLRANPAIYADWAPKLTSRGYDPRLARWSDKPGATMGMGMTEKQGGSDVRANTTRAESDGSDAWGKRFRITGHKWFFSAPMCDAFLVLAQAPGGLSCFFLPRVLPDGSLNAIRIQRLKDKLGNKANASSEVEFDQATAWLVGEEGRGVPQILEMGTMTRLDCALGTSALMRQALSIALDHTAQREAFGKKLIEQPLMRNVLADLALESEAATALAMRLARAFDRRDEPHEAAMARLLTPIAKFWICKRGSHFVQEAMECLGGNGYVEEGGQGVMARIYREMPLNSIWEGAGNIMALDLLRALRKGDSAAAFAHELAPAKGAHPALDRMAVALPQRVEEMATEIEGRRLAQDVALSVQAALLYQTAPSAVFSAFCESRLGGTWGHAFGTLPAGTDFDAIIERAMPR; encoded by the coding sequence ATGTCCCATTCGACGCATGAGGTCTTCAACCAGCCGCAGCCGCTCGCCGGCTACAACCTGTTCACCGGCAACCGGGCGCTGCAGGACGCGCTGAAGTTCAACGCCCCGCGGCTCGATGCCGCACCGCTGGAGCGGCTCGGCGCGCTGCTGGGCACGCCGGAGATGCAGTCGCACGCGCGGCTGGCCAACGTGTTCACGCCGCAGCTGCGAAGCCACGACCGCTTCGGGCACCGCGTCGACGAGGTGGAGTTCCATCCGAGCTACCACGCGCTGATGTCGGCCGCCGTGGGCGCCGGGCTGCACGGCACCCCGTGGGCCGAGGCCACGCCCTCACCCCATGTGATGCGGGCGGCGGGCTTCATGCTGTTCACCGAGCTCGAGCCCTCGATCCTGTGCCCGATCTCGATGACCTACGCGGTCACGCCCTCGCTGCGCGCCAACCCGGCGATCTACGCCGATTGGGCACCCAAGCTCACCAGCCGTGGCTATGACCCCAGGCTCGCGCGCTGGAGTGACAAGCCCGGCGCCACCATGGGCATGGGCATGACCGAGAAGCAGGGCGGATCGGACGTGCGGGCGAACACGACCCGGGCCGAGTCCGACGGCAGCGATGCCTGGGGCAAGCGCTTCCGCATAACCGGCCACAAGTGGTTCTTCTCGGCGCCCATGTGCGACGCCTTTTTGGTGCTGGCGCAGGCGCCGGGCGGCCTGAGCTGCTTCTTCCTGCCTCGGGTCCTGCCCGACGGCTCGCTCAATGCGATCCGCATCCAGCGCCTCAAGGACAAGCTGGGCAACAAGGCCAACGCCAGTTCCGAAGTCGAATTCGACCAGGCCACGGCCTGGCTGGTGGGCGAGGAAGGCCGCGGTGTGCCGCAGATCCTCGAGATGGGCACGATGACGCGGCTGGACTGCGCGCTCGGCACCAGCGCCCTGATGCGGCAGGCACTTTCGATCGCGCTGGACCATACCGCCCAGCGCGAGGCCTTCGGCAAGAAATTGATCGAACAGCCGCTGATGCGCAACGTGCTGGCCGACCTGGCGCTGGAGTCCGAGGCCGCCACGGCCCTGGCGATGCGGCTGGCCCGGGCCTTCGACCGGCGCGACGAGCCGCATGAAGCGGCCATGGCGCGCCTGCTGACGCCGATCGCCAAGTTCTGGATCTGCAAGCGCGGCAGCCACTTCGTCCAGGAGGCCATGGAGTGCCTCGGAGGCAACGGCTACGTGGAGGAGGGCGGCCAGGGCGTGATGGCGCGCATCTACCGCGAGATGCCCTTGAACTCGATCTGGGAAGGCGCCGGCAACATCATGGCGCTGGACCTGCTGCGCGCGCTGCGCAAGGGCGACAGCGCGGCCGCCTTCGCGCACGAGCTGGCTCCGGCCAAGGGTGCGCATCCGGCACTCGACCGGATGGCGGTCGCCTTGCCGCAGCGCGTGGAGGAGATGGCGACGGAAATCGAGGGACGCCGGCTGGCCCAGGACGTGGCACTTTCGGTGCAGGCCGCGCTGCTCTACCAGACCGCGCCTTCCGCCGTGTTTTCGGCCTTCTGCGAATCGCGCCTGGGCGGCACCTGGGGCCACGCATTCGGCACCTTGCCCGCCGGCACCGACTTCGACGCGATCATCGAGCGCGCCATGCCCCGTTAA
- a CDS encoding NADP-dependent oxidoreductase — protein MPQNKQLLLDNRPQGEATASNFKLVTSETPALQDGQVLVRHHYLSLDPYMRGRMNDAKSYAAPQPLGQVMQGGTVGEVVESRSAKYQPGDKVVGFGGWQEWSVVNVEQPGALRKVDTTHVPLSHYLGAVGMPGVTAWYGLVKILEPKAGQTLAVSAASGAVGSAFGALAKARGCRVVGIAGGADKCKYVTDELGFDACIDYKQHGDIKSMSGALKQACPDGIDGYFENVGGLVLDAVMLRMNAFSRIALCGMIAGYDGQPVPMSYPQMLLTNRMRLQGFIVSEHMEIWPEALKELGQLVGSGKLRPRESIAQGIESAPDAFLGLLKGRNFGKQLVKLI, from the coding sequence ATGCCCCAGAACAAGCAACTCCTGCTGGACAACCGGCCGCAAGGCGAAGCGACCGCCTCCAACTTCAAGCTGGTCACCAGCGAAACGCCGGCCTTGCAGGATGGGCAGGTGCTGGTGCGCCACCATTACCTCAGCCTCGATCCCTACATGCGCGGGCGCATGAATGACGCCAAGAGCTACGCCGCGCCCCAGCCGCTGGGCCAGGTGATGCAGGGCGGGACCGTGGGCGAGGTGGTGGAGAGCCGCTCGGCCAAGTACCAGCCCGGCGACAAGGTGGTGGGATTTGGCGGCTGGCAGGAGTGGAGCGTGGTCAACGTCGAGCAGCCGGGCGCCCTGCGCAAGGTCGACACCACGCACGTGCCGCTGTCGCACTACCTGGGCGCGGTGGGCATGCCCGGGGTCACGGCCTGGTACGGACTGGTCAAGATCCTCGAGCCCAAGGCCGGGCAGACGCTGGCGGTCAGCGCCGCGTCCGGCGCGGTAGGCAGCGCCTTCGGCGCGCTGGCCAAGGCACGCGGCTGCCGCGTGGTGGGCATCGCGGGCGGCGCCGACAAGTGCAAGTACGTGACCGACGAGCTCGGCTTCGACGCCTGCATCGACTACAAGCAGCATGGCGACATCAAGTCGATGTCGGGCGCGCTCAAGCAGGCCTGCCCCGATGGCATCGACGGCTACTTCGAGAACGTCGGCGGCCTGGTGCTGGACGCCGTGATGCTGCGCATGAACGCGTTTTCGCGCATCGCGCTGTGCGGCATGATCGCCGGCTACGACGGCCAGCCGGTGCCCATGTCCTACCCGCAGATGCTGCTGACCAACCGCATGCGGCTGCAAGGCTTCATCGTCAGCGAGCACATGGAAATCTGGCCCGAGGCGCTCAAGGAACTGGGCCAGCTGGTGGGCAGCGGCAAGCTGCGGCCGCGCGAGTCGATCGCGCAGGGCATCGAGTCGGCACCCGACGCTTTCCTGGGCCTGCTCAAGGGTCGCAATTTCGGCAAGCAACTGGTAAAACTGATCTAG
- a CDS encoding PaaI family thioesterase, whose protein sequence is MKFGVDIPFVNHLGFDLVQFEGGHSEIAYEPRPEHMNSFAVTHGGACMTLLDVTMATAARSVQQDMGVVTIEMKTSFMQPARGPLKGKGRLMHRTATMAFTEATIFDAEGRACAHSTGTFKYVKRLPTGAKSANALNVISTD, encoded by the coding sequence GTGAAGTTCGGCGTCGACATCCCCTTCGTCAACCACCTGGGCTTCGACCTGGTGCAGTTCGAAGGCGGCCATTCCGAAATCGCCTATGAGCCCCGGCCGGAACACATGAACTCCTTCGCCGTGACGCATGGCGGCGCCTGCATGACCCTGCTGGATGTCACCATGGCCACCGCCGCGCGCAGCGTGCAGCAGGACATGGGCGTGGTCACCATCGAGATGAAGACCAGTTTCATGCAGCCGGCGCGCGGCCCGCTCAAGGGCAAGGGCCGCCTCATGCACCGCACCGCGACCATGGCCTTTACCGAGGCCACGATCTTCGACGCCGAAGGCCGGGCCTGCGCCCATTCCACCGGCACTTTCAAGTACGTCAAGCGCCTGCCCACGGGCGCCAAGAGCGCGAATGCGCTGAACGTGATCTCAACCGATTAG
- a CDS encoding SDR family oxidoreductase — protein MTRTIPQLFDLKGKTALVTGGSRGLGLQMAHALGEAGARIMLTSRKAADLEEAAAELQGAGIDARWIAADCAQEDEIRRLADETLQRMGDVNILVNNAGAAWGAPAEDHPLEAWDKLMNLNVRGYFVLSQVIAKKSMIPRQYGRIINIASIAGLGGNPPEMQTLAYNTSKGAVINFTRALGCEWGRYNITVNAICPGFFPSRMTRGTLERLGEDQLAAHAPLRRLGDDEDLKGTTVLFASDAGKHITGQWLAVDGGVSVITGG, from the coding sequence ATGACCCGCACCATTCCGCAACTGTTCGACCTCAAGGGCAAGACCGCGCTCGTCACCGGCGGCTCGCGCGGCCTCGGGCTGCAGATGGCCCACGCGCTGGGCGAGGCCGGCGCCCGCATCATGCTGACTTCGCGCAAGGCCGCCGACCTCGAGGAGGCCGCGGCCGAACTGCAGGGCGCCGGCATCGACGCCCGCTGGATCGCGGCCGACTGCGCGCAGGAAGACGAAATCCGCCGCCTGGCCGACGAGACGCTGCAGCGCATGGGCGACGTGAACATCCTGGTGAACAACGCCGGCGCCGCCTGGGGCGCGCCGGCCGAGGACCATCCGCTGGAGGCCTGGGACAAGCTGATGAACCTGAACGTGCGGGGCTACTTCGTCTTGTCGCAGGTCATCGCCAAGAAGAGCATGATCCCGCGCCAGTACGGCCGCATCATCAACATTGCCTCGATCGCAGGCCTGGGCGGCAACCCGCCGGAAATGCAGACGCTGGCCTACAACACCTCCAAGGGTGCGGTGATCAACTTCACGCGCGCCCTGGGCTGCGAATGGGGCCGCTACAACATCACGGTCAACGCGATTTGCCCGGGCTTCTTTCCGAGCAGGATGACGCGCGGCACGCTGGAGCGCCTGGGCGAAGACCAGCTGGCCGCCCATGCGCCGCTGCGGCGCCTGGGCGACGACGAGGACCTCAAGGGCACCACCGTGCTGTTCGCTTCCGACGCCGGCAAGCACATCACCGGGCAGTGGCTGGCGGTGGATGGCGGCGTGAGCGTGATCACGGGGGGCTGA
- a CDS encoding NAD-dependent epimerase/dehydratase family protein — protein MKILITGAAGFIGMHVASLLLARGEQVVGIDNLNAYYDPSLKLARLARLQARQGFRFSMAAVEDAATLCALFDRELPQRVIHLAGQVGMRQSAADPQGSAQSNLQGFVNVLECCRLHEVSHLLYASSSSVYGANANLPFSEEQIADHPISLHAATKRANELMAHAYSHMFGLPTTGARLFTVYGPWGRPDMAMFRFMRAILERQALELYNEGRMVRDFTYVDDVADALARLLDKPATASARFDPSYPDPTESDAPYRVFNVAGGHPVPLLEVVQALEAALDRQTRHRLLPMQPGDMPATAARCTRLAEWIGPMRTTPLREGIARFVDWYLAHYAVAAAA, from the coding sequence TTGAAGATCCTGATCACGGGTGCGGCCGGCTTCATCGGCATGCACGTCGCATCGCTCCTGCTCGCGCGCGGCGAGCAGGTGGTCGGCATTGACAACCTCAACGCGTACTACGATCCCTCGCTCAAGCTGGCCCGGCTGGCGCGCCTGCAGGCGCGGCAGGGCTTCCGGTTCTCGATGGCGGCCGTCGAAGACGCCGCGACGCTGTGCGCGCTGTTCGATCGCGAACTGCCGCAGCGCGTCATCCATCTGGCCGGCCAGGTCGGCATGCGGCAGTCGGCCGCCGACCCGCAGGGCAGCGCCCAGTCGAACCTGCAGGGCTTCGTCAACGTGCTCGAATGCTGCCGCCTGCACGAGGTCAGCCACCTCCTGTACGCCAGCAGTTCCAGCGTGTACGGCGCCAATGCCAACCTGCCTTTCAGCGAAGAGCAGATCGCCGACCATCCGATCAGCCTTCATGCGGCGACCAAGCGGGCCAACGAACTCATGGCCCATGCGTACAGCCACATGTTCGGGCTGCCGACGACGGGCGCGCGACTTTTCACGGTGTACGGCCCCTGGGGCCGCCCTGACATGGCCATGTTCCGCTTCATGCGCGCCATCCTGGAACGGCAGGCGCTGGAGCTCTACAACGAAGGCCGGATGGTGCGCGATTTCACCTATGTGGACGACGTCGCGGATGCGCTGGCCAGGCTGCTGGACAAGCCGGCCACGGCGTCCGCGCGCTTCGATCCAAGCTACCCGGACCCGACCGAAAGCGATGCGCCTTACCGCGTGTTCAATGTGGCCGGCGGGCACCCCGTACCCCTGCTGGAAGTCGTCCAGGCGCTGGAAGCGGCGCTGGACCGGCAAACTCGGCACCGGCTGCTGCCCATGCAGCCGGGGGACATGCCGGCGACGGCGGCGCGCTGCACGCGCCTGGCGGAGTGGATCGGCCCGATGCGCACGACGCCGCTGCGCGAGGGGATCGCGCGCTTCGTCGATTGGTACCTGGCCCACTACGCGGTCGCTGCGGCGGCGTAG